In Meriones unguiculatus strain TT.TT164.6M chromosome 17, Bangor_MerUng_6.1, whole genome shotgun sequence, a single window of DNA contains:
- the LOC110564646 gene encoding general transcription factor IIH subunit 5-like → MVSVLEGVLIECNPAMKQFLLYLDESNALGKKFIIQDIDDTHVFVIAELVNVLQERVGELMDQNACSLTQK, encoded by the coding sequence ATGGTCAGCGTCTTGGAAGGAGTGCTTATTGAATGCAATCCCGCCATGAAGCAGTTCTTGCTGTACTTGGATGAGTCCAATGCCTTGGGGAAGAAGTTCATCATCCAGGACATCGATGACACACATGTCTTTGTCATCGCAGAGCTGGTTAATGTCCTCCAGGAGCGAGTAGGGGAGCTGATGGACCAGAATGCCTGTTCTCTTACCCAGAAGTGA